One window of Camelina sativa cultivar DH55 chromosome 4, Cs, whole genome shotgun sequence genomic DNA carries:
- the LOC104781243 gene encoding transcriptional regulator TAC1-like, translating to MNRKYLDRRSYSWSGSQARPYICDFCERGFSNAQALGGHMNIHRKDRAKLRQANLKEEDTEEATTSRNQLEQELIELPFFVDTVRRPTTKEEDDKSDNCVGDEEKNKTRILETALSQSAEVIDLELRLGLDPYKKSTRN from the exons ATGAATAGAAAATACTTGGATCGTCGATCATACTCATGGTCCGGATCACAAGCAAGACCATACATATGCGATTTTTGCGAGAGAGGTTTCTCCAACGCACAAGCTTTAGGAGGGCATATGAACATCCACAGAAAAGACAGGGCAAAACTTCGACAAGCGAacctaaaagaagaagatactgaAGAAGCCACCACTTCGAGAAATCAGTTAGAGCAAGAGCTTATTGAGTTACCGTTCTTCGTTGATACGGTCCGTCgaccaacaacaaaagaagaagatgataaaagCGATAACTGTGtaggagatgaagaaaagaacaaaacgagGATACTTGAAACGGCTTTATCTCAAAGTGCAGAAGTGATAGATCTTGAGCTCCGGCTAGGATTAGATCCTTATAAGAAATCAACAA gaAACTAA
- the LOC104781242 gene encoding ultraviolet-B receptor UVR8-like: protein MNGNVQIGECKETAVYMSGYLPGASPEKSPILSPVPVRLPAAVHGGDSWKDVCGGGCGFAMAISEKGKLITWGSTDDEGQSYVASGKHGETPEPFPLPTEAPVVQASSGWAHCAVVTEAGEAFTWGWKECIPSKDPVRKQQSGSSEQVSPSSQGSNAASGMTLQNENRKGGEELVKRRRVSTAKDEAEGLSLGEDFFAITPSLVSVGLGVRITSVATGGRHTLALSDIGQIWGWGYGGEGQLGLGSRIKMVSSPHLISCFESPGSGKERSFILHQGITTTSTQVSREPGRHIKAISCGGRHSAAITDTGGLITFGWGLYGQCGHGNTNDQLRPMAVSSVQSVPMESVAAGLWHTICISSDGKVYAFGGNQFGQLGTGTDHAEMIPRLLDGQNLEGKHAKAVSCGARHSVVLAEDGRLLCWGWNKYGQLGLGDTIDRNIPTQVQLEGCRLRKVACGWWHTLLLADSPT from the exons ATGAATGGAAATGTTCAGATTGGGGAATGTAAGGAGACTGCAGTTTACATGTCCGGTTACTTACCAGGAGCTTCTCCGGAGAAATCCCCTATTCTCTCTCCTGTTCCCGTGCGTTTACCTGCTGCTGTTCACGGTGGAGATTCGTGGAAAGATGTGTGTGGCGGTGGTTGTGGATTCGCTATGGCTATTTCAG AGAAGGGGAAGCTTATAACTTGGGGTTCTACTGATGATGAAGGACAGAGCTATGTCGCTTCTGGAAAGCATGGg GAAACTCCAGAGCCGTTTCCTCTTCCCACGGAGGCTCCTGTCGTTCAGGCTTCTTCAGGATGGGCACATTGTGCGGTTGTTACAG AGGCTGGTGAAGCATTTACTTGGGGTTGGAAGGAATGCATTCCATCAAAGGATCCTGTTAGGAAACAGCAGAGTGGCTCGAGTGAGCAAG TGAGTCCATCATCACAAGGTTCAAATGCAGCAAGTGGTATGACACTGCAGAATGAGAATCGGAAGGGAGGGGAGGAATTGGTGAAGCGGAGGCGGGTTTCAACTGCCAAAGATGAAGCCGAAGGCCTTTCACTTGGAGAGGACTTCTTTGCTATCACACCTTCACTTGTGAGTGTTGGCCTTGGAGTGAGGATCACCAGTGTTGCTACTGGTGGTCGGCATACTCTGGCGTTGTCAG ATATAGGACAGATTTGGGGTTGGGGATATGGAGGCGAAGGGCAATTAGGATTGGGTTCCCGGATCAAAATGGTCTCGTCTCCTCATCTAATTTCTTGCTTTGAATCACCTGGATCTGGAAAAGAAAGATCTTTCATATTGCATCAAGGAATAACAACCACGTCTACTCAAGTTTCAAGAGAACCTGGTCGGCACATAAAGGCTATTTCTTGTGGAGGCCGCCATAGCGCGGCAATTACAG ATACTGGAGGGTTAATAACTTTTGGATGGGGACTCTATGGACAG TGTGGCCATGGAAACACAAATGATCAGTTAAGGCCCATGGCTGTTTCATCAGTGCAGAGTGTTCCGATGGAAAGCGTAGCAGCTGGATTGTGGCACACTATTTGCATCTCTAGTGATGGTAAAGTGTATGCCTTTGGTGGAAACCAATTTGGTCAACTGGGAACTGGCACTGATCATGCTGAG ATGATACCGAGGTTGCTGGATGGCCAGAATTTGGAGGGTAAACATGCAAAAGCAGTTAGTTGCGGCGCGCGGCATAGTGTGGTTTTGGCAG aggaTGGTCGGTTGCTATGTTGGGGATGGAACAAATACGGGCAG CTGGGTCTAGGGGACACGATTGACCGGAACATTCCTACTCAAGTCCAGCTGGAGGGCTGCAGACTGAGGAAAGTGGCGTGTGGATGGTGGCATACATTGCTACTAGCAGACTCACCCACTTGA
- the LOC104781244 gene encoding wall-associated receptor kinase-like 15 — protein sequence MELPWLSLITLLTLSLLLSFSSSTVKAFKRCPNCGSTQVPYPLSTGLDCGDPDYKIRCDERGSLWFDTLNGSTNPIKTIDPSGQRFVLRPPGFEPNKCVSVDIKYHGIQLDPNLPFNVSSSNTVIIMNCTKDGLDSYSSQGFNCSDNSLCHKFLNQNLEVRSKCRGVSSCCWYKTGASVNTYKVYRARTDMCSAYQSYMNLDLLMPVSKWGEPAVEILWETPREPVCKIQGDCKDLVNSVCLGDSTNLGQTRCFCKKGFRWNSVNAVCEVNRCSKGKKCKRWSNLPLIGGLTGGVGAILIAGFVMKTIITKQNRITAGSQSWASLRKLHRHLLATNSTGLDRIFTGKEIVKSTNNFAKSNLLGFGGFGEVFKGNLDDGTTVAVKRAKLGNEKSIYQIVNEVQILCQVSHKNLVKLLGCCIELDMPILVYEFVPNGTLYEHIYCGGGGGGGVYDPLPWRRRLMIAHQTAQGLAYLHSSATPPIYHRDVKSSNILLDENLDVKVADFGLSRLGLSDVSHVTTCAQGTLGYLDPEYYLNFQLTDKSDVYSFGVVLFELLTCKKAIDFNRDEEDVNLVVFVRKVLKEGRLMDVIDPVIGKGATGMKIESMKELGVLAERCVKETRQCRPSMNVVVKEIESILHGI from the exons atggagCTTCCATGGCTATCTCTCATCACCCTGCTCACTCTTTCTTTActtctttccttctcttcttctactgTAAAAGCTTTCAAACGATGCCCTAACTGCGGGTCCACTCAAGTCCCATACCCGCTAAGCACAGGACTAGATTGTGGCGATCCAGATTACAAGATCCGGTGTGATGAACGTGGTTCTCTATGGTTCGATACGCTCAACGGATCAACCAATCCGATCAAAACAATTGACCCGTCAGGCCAACGGTTCGTTCTCCGTCCACCAGGGTTCGAACCAAACAAATGTGTATCGGTCGATATCAAGTACCACGGTATTCAGCTAGACCCGAACCTTCCTTTCAACGTTAGTAGTAGTAACACGGTCATAATCATGAATTGTACAAAAGATGGTCTAGATTCGTACAGCTCTCAAGGGTTTAACTGCTCAGACAATAGCTTGTGCCACAAGTTTCTCAACCAGAATCTCGAAGTACGAAGCAAGTGCCGAGGCGTGTCATCGTGCTGCTGGTATAAAACCGGTGCATCGGTTAATACTTATAAAGTTTACAGAGCTAGGACAGATATGTGTTCGGCTTATCAGAGTTATATGAATCTGGATCTGCTGATGCCGGTTAGTAAATGGGGTGAACCGGCCGTGGAGATACTATGGGAAACTCCGAGAGAACCGGTTTGTAAGATTCAGGGAGATTGCAAAGATTTGGTGAACTCGGTTTGTTTAGGCGATTCTACGAATTTAGGACAGACGAGATGTTTCTGCAAGAAAGGGTTTCGATGGAACTCGGTTAACGCAGTATGTGAAG ttAACCGATGTTCTAAGGGAAAGAAATGCAAAAGATGGAGCAATTTACCTTTGATTGGAG GTTTAACCGGAGGAGTGGGAGCAATATTGATCGCCGGATTCGTAATGAAGACGATCATCACAAAGCAGAATCGGATAACCGCCGGAAGCCAATCGTGGGCGAGCTTAAGGAAACTACACCGTCACTTATTGGCTACCAACAGTACCGGACTCGATCGAATCTTCACCGGCAAAGAGATCgtcaaatcaacaaacaatttcGCCAAATCGAACCTCCTAGGGTTCGGCGGATTCGGCGAAGTCTTCAAAGGAAACCTCGACGACGGCACCACCGTAGCCGTGAAACGAGCCAAGCTAGGGAACGAGAAGAGCATATACCAAATCGTCAACGAGGTTCAGATCCTTTGCCAAGTTAGCCATAAGAATCTAGTGAAGCTTCTCGGATGCTGCATTGAATTGGATATGCCGATACTAGTTTACGAGTTTGTCCCTAACGGAACTTTGTATGAACACATCTActgcggcggcggaggaggaggaggagtataTGATCCTTTACCGTGGCGGCGACGTCTCATGATCGCTCACCAAACGGCTCAAGGACTTGCTTATCTTCACTCATCAGCTACACCACCGATTTATCACAGAGACGTTAAATCGAGTAATATATTACTAGATGAGAATCTTGATGTTAAGGTTGCTGATTTCGGATTATCAAGATTAGGTTTGAGTGATGTGAGTCACGTTACTACCTGTGCGCAAGGAACCTTAGGGTATTTAGATCCAGAGTACTATCTTAACTTCCAGTTGACGGATAAGAGCGACGTTTATAGCTTCGGGGTTGTGTTGTTCGAGTTGCTGACTTGTAAGAAGGCGATTGATTTCAATAGAGACGAGGAAGATGTgaatttggttgtgtttgttagGAAAGTTTTGAAAGAAGGGAGATTGATGGATGTGATTGATCCGGTGATCGGGAAAGGAGCGACGGGGATGAAGATTGAGTCGATGAAGGAGCTTGGAGTTTTGGCGGAGCGGTGCGTTAAGGAGACGAGACAATGTCGACCAAGCATGAATGTTGTAGTGAAGGAGATCGAGAGCATTTTACACGGAATTTAG
- the LOC104781245 gene encoding CASP-like protein 5B2 — protein sequence MKKLFGGPGTLCGLLLRIGQCASAAASIGVMVSAKEFSVHTAFCYLIASMGLQLLWSFGLACLDVYALRGKKDLQNPILVSLFVVGDWVTAMLSLAAACSSAGVVVLYEKDIKYCNTQTQYPCLRYEVAVALSFVTWIQIAVSSHVTFWILASV from the exons ATGAAGAAGCTTTTCGGAGGTCCGGGAACTTTGTGTGGTCTGTTACTGAGAATCGGACAATGTGCTTCAGCTGCGGCTTCAATCGGGGTTATGGTCTCTGCCAAAGAGTTCTCTGTTCACACTGCTTTTTG ctACTTGATTGCATCAATGGGTCTTCAATTGCTGTGGAGCTTTGGGTTAGCTTGTCTTGATGTTTATGCTCTCAGGGGCAAAAAAGATCTCCAAAACCCAATCTTGGTTAGCTTATTCGTCGTTGGTGATTGG gtgACTGCAATGTTATCTCTTGCAGCTGCATGTTCATCAGCAGGAGTTGTAGTCTTATATGAAAAAGATATCAAGTATTGCAATACTCAGACCCAATATCCTTGTCTTAGGTATGAAGTAGCTGTAGCCCTTTCGTTCGTCACTTGGATCCAAATCGCTGTTTCTTCTCATGTCACATTCTGGATCTTAGCCTCCGTTTAG